The window NNNNNNNNNNNNNNNNNNNNNNNNNNNNNNNNNNNNNNNNNNNNNNNNNNNNNNNNNNNNNNNNNNNNNNNNNNNNNNNNNNNNNNNNNNCCTCCGTAACCGATCCCGATTGCTGCCTCTAGGGGAGTGTCAATGTCGTACTCAAGGAACGGATTCCGCCAACATGTCGGCAAGGACGAGCCAGCCATAAAGGGGACATTGAGCCCCTTGGCGCGGTCATACATCCATTTGGCGTCCGTCCAATTATACGAGAGATGTTTGTCACAGAAAACGGGGACTGTACGTCCACTTGATGCAAAGACACCGCAGATCTGCTCAAACAGGTAACGGCGCGGATACATGTGCTGCTCAAGTTCATTGTACGGATAATCGCCGTGCTCGCCGATCAGGAGGACACCATCAACCGCGAGTTCATTCCCGCCAAGTGTCAATGCCTGACGGATACTCGGATAGATCGGGACGCCGTGTAACTCGGCAAGTTCGCGTCCGATGTCCCGTGGGTCAATCTGATCCAGATAGATCGAAACCAGATCGACACGCGGTGCCTGAAGCCCATCGTCGGTTGGAAATCCTTTCATATACTTTGTCGCGATTACATCTGCGTGAGAGAGTGGAAAGTATGTGGTAATGATAGTTATGGTGCCTCCTCATTAAAGGGTGGAATGTTAAATTTACGTGAATGACATGGAATGATATGCTACAATATTACACCAATTGACATAATCAGAGGAGACTGACATGGACAAGGATACGCTACAAATCCTAATCATGGTTGCTGGCTTTGCGATTACGATTATCATCGGCCTCTTAAGATTTCCGAGTCGAGATGAGATGAATAAGCGGTTCGATGATGTAAATCAGAGGATCACTGATATGAACCAACAGTTCAATGAAAGAATTGCCGATCTAAACCAACAGTTCAATGAAAGAATTACCGATCTAAATCAACGGTTCGATGATATGAATAGGCGATTCGATGATATGAATAAACGATTCGATGATATGAATAGATATGAGAAACATCTATCACATACTCATACAGGGGAAACTAGGAGAATCAGAGAAAGACGATTAATCTGCTGCCAAATCGCCCTCTACTTTATCGCCTTAGACTTCTCCGCCAAGAGGTGATAGAAGCAAATCCCACTTGTCACACCCTAATCGGTATCATTCCAGTCCTCCCAAGAGATTGATTTGCACGGAGAGAAACCGTAGGGGCGGGGTTACCCCGCCCGTAGTTGACAAAAACTCGGTTTCTATTACGTAATTTCTTTACTATCTTTACTAATCAGAAAATGCTTTCATCATCCCTGAACAACAGGATTCCTCAAAACACCAATCTTCTCAATTTCGACCTCAACGACATCCCCATCGACCAGTTTCTGATCGGGGTGCCCAACACCTGCGGGTGTACCTGTTGAGATAATATCGCCCGGTTCAAGCGTGACCAGCGTTGAGGTAAATTCCACGATCTGTGCGCAGTTAAAGATCATGTGTCCCGTATTGGCGTCCTGCTTGGTTTCGCCGTTGACGCGACAGGCGATACGCAGGCTGTTCGGATCCGGGATCTCATCCTTTGTTGTCAGACATGGACCGACCGGCGCAAAGGTATCGAACCACTTCCCATTGAGCCAATCAAACCATTCATCACCATCTCGATCTACGCGACTGTCCTTCACTTTTAGCTCGCGTTCAGAAACATCGTTGACCGCAGTGTATCCTGCGACGTAATCGTAGGCTTCATCAGCGGAGATGAATTTCCCGCGTTTGCCCATGACGATACCAATCTCCGCTTCCCAGTCGGTAAAGACGCCGTTGGGTGGGATGATAATCGGTTCCTCGGTGGCAACTATGGTAGTCGTGGGCGGTTTCATGAAAACGCGCGGTGTCGTCTCGGACCGGCTCAACGCGACTTCGCCGCCTTCCTCAATATGCGAGGCATAGTTCCCGGCGAGCAGCAGTAGCTTCTTCGGGTTAGGAATCGGTGACAGGAGCGGATCCGTGCTCCAGACCGCTTTCTCTGGATTTTCTGCCGCCACGTTGATTGCGTGTGTAGCAGCGTCAAACGCCCTCTGTCCGCCTTCAAGAAATGCGATCATACCACTCAACAGTGCGGGCAGTGCGTCATCTGTGACCGCTGCTTGATAGGTGGCTTGCAGGTCTAAAACCTTATCATCAATTGAGGCACCCAGTTTGGGGCCATCAGAACTCCGGAAACTTACTAATTTCATGGGATCTCCTTTGATTGTTTTTGCGGATTAAAATCACCTACAAATCTAAACTACGAAACCAAAACGCACCTTTGCAGCAGAGGTGCGTGTAGATCGATTAAAATTCAGTCTACTTTCCTCTATTCTTCTCAAGCCAGTCAACCGCGAAGTCCACGACAGCGCGTTGGGGCATCAGTTGGCAATTTGCCAACCCAACCCTGCCACGATGCGCCTCGGGCCCTACATCACACAGAAAGGCCTCACCAATCTGCTCAAAATCTGAACTATCCAGATCCATATTTTCAAACGTAGTCCATCTCCTTGAACCCGCCGTTGAGATCGGTGCGCCCTCCTGTACGATCCGTCTGGTTGGAAAGATAGCACGATATTCTGCAAGGTGCATAGATGTGTTGCTATCATGTCCCACGCCGAGAAGAAGGACGAAACCGTCCAAATCGTAGATTCTAGCAAGCGGCGAATCCTCACCCAGACCAAACTCCAATGAATGGTTATCCGTGATATATGATGCTTGATGCCCATACCCACAGAACGAGTGGTGTGGATGTGCGCTACGCAGAACACCTTTCTGCTTGCGGAATGTTTCTGCAATAACCCCCATTGACCGTGTGGGTGTCAAATCTGGATGGTAGGCTGGCGTTTTCTCACGTATGACTGACCACCACGATTCGGGCACAGGCGGATTTTCCCACTGGCTCGGTTCGGTTAGATCGGTCGAATGGGTAGGCATAACAAGTGTTCCAGTTGCGCCCAAAACCTCCTGAAGTGCAATGATGACTGCCACCGCCCCGCCACACACCCAGCCCATCGCGCTCAAAGATGAATGAACCAACAATACCATTCCCGATCTGACGCCAAGTGCACTGAAATCAGCCTGCAATGAGTCGATCGTAGCCGGAACTTCTGTTTTTTGAACGACTTTACCTTCACTCATCTGTTCTACACCCAAAACTGACCCATACAGGAGGTATCTGGAGCGCGGGATAGGGAGCAATTTGCACTATTATAACGAGACGGATTATAGCAGATTCACGAATTCAAGTCAACGACAATATAGTTGCAAAGAAACGGTCGCTTCTGTATAATAAACTCGCTTGAATATAAGTCTTTATCATACAGGGAGGAAACCAGTGAAGCTAAATAATGGAATTAAACTCACGTGGCTTGGACACGGAACCTTTAAGATTGAATTTGAGGGACAGACCTATCTAATAGATCCATGGGTAGCCAGCAATCCAGTCTGTCCGGATGCTCTTAAAACGTTTGATAAACTTGACGCTATGCTGATTACACACGGGCATGCCGATCACACCGCCGATGCTGTTGATCTCGCGAAACAGCATTCCCCGACTGTTGTGGCGATGATCGAAGTCAGCACCTGGCTCGCGAGTAAAGGCGTTGAAAACACAATCGGGATGAACAAAGGGGGCACTGTTTCGGTCAATGGATTAAGCGCGACTATGGTAACAGCCAACCATAGCAGCAGCTTCACAGAGGAAGATGGTACGATCGTCTATCTCGGTGAACCCGCAGGGTATATCCTTGAATTTTCAAATGGGTATAAAATTTACCACGCAGGTGACACCAATGTGTTCGGCGATATGCGAATCATCGGCGAAATCTATCAGCCGGATCTCGCTCTCTTGCCAATCGGCGACCACTTCACGATGGGTCCCCGTGAAGCGGCTTATGCGACACAACTGCTCAATGTGCCTGCTATTGTGCCGATGCACTACGGGACATTTCCGCTCCTTACCGGAACACCGGACACACTACGGGAGCTAACCAAGGATCAAGCGGTTGAAATTGTTGAACTCCAGTTGGGCGAAACTTTGGATTGAAATGTAATAAACAATGGTGCTAGTTTGCAGTTGATGATACGCTCTCCATCCAAAGATTGAGAGTGAAACGTGATCCGTGAAACGTGAAAACCGGAAGTCTTGATTTGTTAATTTTTGAGGAGAGATCTTAAAAATGAAAATGTCATATGCTCGACGTGAAGAGATGGAAGAAATCAGCAGCGTCCATGGCGGGGCGAAATCGATCCTGTTCAAGAGCCTTTTTGGAAGTGATGATTTTGGAACTCCTTGGCGGTTTATCCATAGTGCGATTCTGCTGCCCGGTGGCGGTATCGGTCATCACCGACACGATACCGCTGAGGAGGTTTTCGTCACAGTTGACAATGCAGCCCAATTTACACATAATGGTCGCACAGCGGAGATTGTCGGCGGCGCAGCTGTGCCGTTACGTCAAGGGGAATCTCACGCCATCTACAACCACACCGACAAAGAGACGCGATGGTTCAATTTCAATGTTGCGGCGATTGGGGTGCCCCCGGATTCAACCGATTTCGGTGATGACCGTGCCGATGCACCTTTGGAGTCGATAGATCGCCTGCCTGTCGCTCGACTGGATCGCAATCTACTGGGTTATAGCCAATCGCACGAAGGTAAAGGCGAAATCGGTGCCCGGACGCTATGGGAACATCAGGATTTCCGCAATAACTGGGGATTCGTCAGCCATGCCCTGTTACCGCCCGGTACCTCTGTCGGCTATCATCGGCACGACCGGATCGAGGAGGCTTATATCATCCTGAACGGTAGCGGTCGAATGACCGTCGATGATGAAACAGAGGAGGTCTACGAGGGTGCGGCGATTCCCAATCGGCTTGGGGGATCGCACGGAATATATAATCACACGCAGGATGACCTTGAGATGCTTGTAGTCGCTGTGTGCCTCGAACGCGGCAAGACTGACGCAACCAACTTCGGAGACGATTTGACAACGCGGTAACTTAGCCGATGAGAATTCTAAGATCTCTTTTTCTTATTCTATTCAGTTGTTTCGGTCTCTGTCTCAGCATCTTAGAGACGTTAGAAGCCAAAGTGCTTGCCGATTATCCGAATCAGGTAACGCGGGATGGGGAGTTAGTTGTCCTGCCTGACAAAGGCACCGTGTATGTTGCAACGGACTTCCAGGCGCAGTGGAGCAATTTTAATCGATGGTTGACGCAGACAAGACTAGTGGAGCGGATTGAAGCGGGGGAAGATGTCTACGGGTTGATTCTCGGCGATGCAGTTGATCACAAGCCGGGCGATCCGATCTTTGAACCTTACGGTGATGTGAAGATTGTCGATCAGATCATGCAGCTTCAGCAGCAGTTAGGCGAAGAACGCCTCATCTATCTCAGAGGGAATCACGAACTTGCGTCCGCTGATGCCTATGCCATGCTCAAAAAAGCCGGGATGAACGCTGACAACCGCCAGGATATGATTGCTCAACTTTATCAGACTGTCCACGGCCCCTACTTCAAACAGTTCAACTTCCTTGAGCGGATGACGGATGAACATTACAATTACCTGATCAACCTTCCGACGGTTGCTATCGGTAAAAATGGCTTCGTCGGCGTTCACGCAGGGACATCGCGGTCTGCCAAAAAACTTGCCGACCTCGTTCGCCCAAGCAAAAAGGTGTTTGACGAACTGTTGTGGGGGCGTCCCGCTATCGTGCTACGGAGTGGATATACCCCGTTCCAAACGGCTGAATTCCTCAAAAGAATCGGAGGTCGAGTGTTGGTTGTTGGACACACGACAGTGAGTGCTTTCCCTAAGGACGAGGTTAGTGATGGCGTGGCAAGACACGGGAAGCATCAACTCATCTTCTCAACCGGCTATGGTGCAGCGCCGGGGGTGCGATCTTATCTCGCCATCGATCTCTCCAAACGCTATAACGCTGTCACCGAACTGAAATACGGTGGGGAGATTCAGCCTCTGCATCCCTAACCCCTCTGATAAGAGGGGAGAGACAAGGGGGAAGATCCCCTAACCCCCCGGCCCCCTTATCAGGGGGAGACCCCTTGTCAGGGGAGTTGGCTCAATCCGTCTCACAAAGGATCATCTATGTCGCGTTTATTGCTCTATGTTATGTTACCGGTGCTCGTCGCCTGTGCCCTCATTGCCTCCCGATTCGTGAGTTGGGATAGTCTGAAAGGCGAAGACCCGAAGGCACTCCAATTCGTTGTCAAAGGGACGGAACTCCTAGGGGGACGAACAGATCGTGATAACCGCAGCGCAATCTCCGCCTTCACCCGTGCGATCGAAATCAGCCCAAAATACGCAGAAGCCTACGTTAAACGCGGACTTGCACACTATCATCTAGGCGAATATCGAAAAGCCATTGAGGATTATACGCAGACACTGAACCTGAATCGGTATGCAGCCGATGCCTACTACAGTCGCGGCGATGCCCATCGCGCCCTAGGTGATTATCAGCGCGCACTCGCAGACTACACAGCATCTTTGGAGAAACGATGGGCGGGGTTTGTAACGTGGAAGCGGGCAGAAACCTATCTAGAGATGGGGGATACGCAACGTGCGCTTGCAGACTATGAAGCTGTCATTGAGCGCAAACCCGGTGCGGCAGCCTACTATTATCGAGGTCTTGCCTACGCGCAGATGGGCGACTATCAACTTGCGCTTGCCGATCTTGGCAAGGCAATTGAGATTGAGCCGGCGTTTGCGGAGGCATATCTCCGCCGGGGCAAGATCCACCGACGCTTAAATCAACAGGACGCAGCGGAATCTGACTACCACCAAGTCATTCAGTTGTCAACCGATGAGATTCAGGGTTGGGGTGAAACCCATCCGACATTGGGCCCCATCTACTTCCGCAGGGCGTCCGCGTATCAACGACTCGGTCTTTACGAAGATGCACTCGCCGATTATGAGAAGATCATTGCGCTTCAGCCGGGATCGGAGATGGCGCAGCAAGCGGTCAGGGAATTGAATATAGGAACGGTTAAATGAATAAACCAGCAAGAAGTTCAAAGAACTCCACTAGCCTAAGCAGCTAAACAAACACCATCATGGCAACCAACCATATCCTCCTCAAGAAATTTGGTGACCGAGTTCGGTCATTACGGAATCAAGCGGGAATTTCTCAAGAAAAGCTGGCTGAAATGGCTGAAATGCATCGCACCTATATAAGTGGTATTGAGCGTGGGGAAAGGAATGTGTCTCTGATCAATATTATGCGGCTTGCAAGTGCGTTAAATGTATCTGTAAGCAAACTCATGGAAGGGATTGATTGAATGCTGTTGCCTTATGATAACCTTGATATAGCCTACTGATAAGTTGGGAGGCAATCAAGGATGTAAGTCCTCAGATTTACTTGTCCCAAACAATTCTAACTGCGCTTCTTGTACTTTTCGGTGCTGGAAAAAGTTATCAAGCCGGTCCGCAGCGATACGACAATAATCTTCTTTGAGTTCAAAACCAACTGTGGGACGACCTAATCTGAGGGCAACTTCAGCAGTGGTCCCAGATCCGATAAAGGGATCTAAGATTAGTTCTTTTGAGTTAGATGAAGCTTTGATAATACGTTCTATGACAGCCATGGGAAACTGAGCCGGATGAGATGTTCGTTCTGTAGAAGCTCGGTTCTTACCAGATGTTACCTTCGGGAATTGCCAGACATCTGTAGGATTTTTTCCGTTTGGATTTACTTTTATTTTTCCATTTTTCTTTTGGTTAGGATATTTAACATTTGGATCTCGAATGGCATCAAGATTGAAAGTATAATCATCTGGATTTTTTACATACCACAGAAATTTCTCATTTCTAGGTGAGAAGAATTTTTTTCCGGCAACCCCAGCACCGTAGTTCCAGATGATTTCTTGAATCAAATGAAAAGGTATCCTGTTCCACAATAAATACGGAATGGGTATAGCCTTTGCACGATCTGGTATTGAAAAATATCCAAGATTAAGCCAGAAGGCACCGTTGGGGCGTGTGATTCGGTAAATCTCCGCAACCCATGCCTCACACCAGTCCAGATACTCCTCCAATGCCATTGGATTTTCATACGCTTTCCCAATGTTATAGGGCGGACTGGTTACTGTCAACCATACAACCTCTGCCGGCAGTTTTTTCAATGCCTGCAAACAGTCCATATTGTAGATAAGACAGTTGTCCCTATAGTAAAATGGTTGTCCTAAGATGTCACGAATCCGACTGAGAACCATATGACTCTCCACTTGTTTTGTTACTTATAGTATACAAAGCTTGCTTTCAATAGTCAAGTTATTTTGAGTGTTCTAAACATCTTTCTGACAGAGTTGAGGATTTTTCTGTTGTGATGATGAATTAGTCAATTACCATACTTTAAATCTCACATTTTATAACACCATGCCACACGAATACCGCACCAAACGCCGAATAGAATTCTCCGACACCGACATGGCGGGTATCGTCCACTTTGCGCGGTTCTTTGTGTTCATGGAATCCGCCGAACACGAATTCCTCCGTTCATTGGGAACAAGCGTTGCCACAGAGTGGGATGGGGACAAAATCGGTTGGCCCCGGCTGGCAGCCTCGTGCGAATACCTCAAGCCTGTCAAATTTGAGGACGAGTTGGATATCTGTATGACAGTTGCCAGAAAAGGTACGAAATCCCTCACCTATCAATTCGTTTTCACAAAAGATGACGTAGAAATTGCTCACGGTCAGTTGACATCGGCGTGCTGCATCTGCAACCCCGGCGAAAAGTTGAGAGCCATCCCGAAGCGGTAGAACGTAAGACGTAGACCCCATTTGGTTGATTAATGAACCAATGAACGAGTGAACTAATGAACTCTCTTAAGGTATTCGACATCTATAAAAACTTTGGCGATGAAGCGCAACCGATTGAAGTACTTCGTGGCGTTTCGTTTGAAATGGCGCAGGGAGAATCTCTTGCGATCACCGGTCCTTCTGGCTCCGGGAAAAGTACGCTGCTCCACCTTATCGGCACACTAGAGCCTCCCTCGTCGGGACGAATTGAGATTAACGATGAAGACCCGTTTGAACTGCCAGAACCGCAACTCGCTAGATTTCGGAATCAAGGTATTGGTTTCATCTTCCAAGATCACCACCTGTTGCCACAGTATTCGGTCTGGGAGAACGTGCTGATCCCTACTATGGCTTTCAAAAACCGCGATGGAGATGCTGAAAAACGCGCACAAGAACTCCTAGAACGGGTCGGGCTTGCCCATCGTTTGAGCCATCGACCCGCCGAGCTCTCCGGCGGAGAACGGCAGCGGGTAGCAGTAGCGCGTGCCCTTATCAACTCTCCCAGTCTTATTCTTTGTGATGAACCCACGGGAAACCTCGATCACGCGACCGCAGAAGGAATATCTGCCCTACTGTTTGA of the Candidatus Poribacteria bacterium genome contains:
- a CDS encoding ABC transporter ATP-binding protein, translated to MNSLKVFDIYKNFGDEAQPIEVLRGVSFEMAQGESLAITGPSGSGKSTLLHLIGTLEPPSSGRIEINDEDPFELPEPQLARFRNQGIGFIFQDHHLLPQYSVWENVLIPTMAFKNRDGDAEKRAQELLERVGLAHRLSHRPAELSGGERQRVAVARALINSPSLILCDEPTGNLDHATAEGISALLFELHQAEQNILIVVTHSLELASRFERRFELEAGRCAEV
- a CDS encoding AAC(3) family N-acetyltransferase gives rise to the protein MSEGKVVQKTEVPATIDSLQADFSALGVRSGMVLLVHSSLSAMGWVCGGAVAVIIALQEVLGATGTLVMPTHSTDLTEPSQWENPPVPESWWSVIREKTPAYHPDLTPTRSMGVIAETFRKQKGVLRSAHPHHSFCGYGHQASYITDNHSLEFGLGEDSPLARIYDLDGFVLLLGVGHDSNTSMHLAEYRAIFPTRRIVQEGAPISTAGSRRWTTFENMDLDSSDFEQIGEAFLCDVGPEAHRGRVGLANCQLMPQRAVVDFAVDWLEKNRGK
- a CDS encoding YtxH domain-containing protein, yielding MDKDTLQILIMVAGFAITIIIGLLRFPSRDEMNKRFDDVNQRITDMNQQFNERIADLNQQFNERITDLNQRFDDMNRRFDDMNKRFDDMNRYEKHLSHTHTGETRRIRERRLICCQIALYFIALDFSAKR
- a CDS encoding metal-dependent hydrolase, whose product is MKLNNGIKLTWLGHGTFKIEFEGQTYLIDPWVASNPVCPDALKTFDKLDAMLITHGHADHTADAVDLAKQHSPTVVAMIEVSTWLASKGVENTIGMNKGGTVSVNGLSATMVTANHSSSFTEEDGTIVYLGEPAGYILEFSNGYKIYHAGDTNVFGDMRIIGEIYQPDLALLPIGDHFTMGPREAAYATQLLNVPAIVPMHYGTFPLLTGTPDTLRELTKDQAVEIVELQLGETLD
- a CDS encoding site-specific DNA-methyltransferase produces the protein MVLSRIRDILGQPFYYRDNCLIYNMDCLQALKKLPAEVVWLTVTSPPYNIGKAYENPMALEEYLDWCEAWVAEIYRITRPNGAFWLNLGYFSIPDRAKAIPIPYLLWNRIPFHLIQEIIWNYGAGVAGKKFFSPRNEKFLWYVKNPDDYTFNLDAIRDPNVKYPNQKKNGKIKVNPNGKNPTDVWQFPKVTSGKNRASTERTSHPAQFPMAVIERIIKASSNSKELILDPFIGSGTTAEVALRLGRPTVGFELKEDYCRIAADRLDNFFQHRKVQEAQLELFGTSKSEDLHP
- a CDS encoding acyl-CoA thioesterase codes for the protein MPHEYRTKRRIEFSDTDMAGIVHFARFFVFMESAEHEFLRSLGTSVATEWDGDKIGWPRLAASCEYLKPVKFEDELDICMTVARKGTKSLTYQFVFTKDDVEIAHGQLTSACCICNPGEKLRAIPKR
- a CDS encoding tetratricopeptide repeat protein — protein: MSRLLLYVMLPVLVACALIASRFVSWDSLKGEDPKALQFVVKGTELLGGRTDRDNRSAISAFTRAIEISPKYAEAYVKRGLAHYHLGEYRKAIEDYTQTLNLNRYAADAYYSRGDAHRALGDYQRALADYTASLEKRWAGFVTWKRAETYLEMGDTQRALADYEAVIERKPGAAAYYYRGLAYAQMGDYQLALADLGKAIEIEPAFAEAYLRRGKIHRRLNQQDAAESDYHQVIQLSTDEIQGWGETHPTLGPIYFRRASAYQRLGLYEDALADYEKIIALQPGSEMAQQAVRELNIGTVK
- a CDS encoding cupin domain-containing protein, which gives rise to MKMSYARREEMEEISSVHGGAKSILFKSLFGSDDFGTPWRFIHSAILLPGGGIGHHRHDTAEEVFVTVDNAAQFTHNGRTAEIVGGAAVPLRQGESHAIYNHTDKETRWFNFNVAAIGVPPDSTDFGDDRADAPLESIDRLPVARLDRNLLGYSQSHEGKGEIGARTLWEHQDFRNNWGFVSHALLPPGTSVGYHRHDRIEEAYIILNGSGRMTVDDETEEVYEGAAIPNRLGGSHGIYNHTQDDLEMLVVAVCLERGKTDATNFGDDLTTR
- a CDS encoding metallophosphoesterase yields the protein MRILRSLFLILFSCFGLCLSILETLEAKVLADYPNQVTRDGELVVLPDKGTVYVATDFQAQWSNFNRWLTQTRLVERIEAGEDVYGLILGDAVDHKPGDPIFEPYGDVKIVDQIMQLQQQLGEERLIYLRGNHELASADAYAMLKKAGMNADNRQDMIAQLYQTVHGPYFKQFNFLERMTDEHYNYLINLPTVAIGKNGFVGVHAGTSRSAKKLADLVRPSKKVFDELLWGRPAIVLRSGYTPFQTAEFLKRIGGRVLVVGHTTVSAFPKDEVSDGVARHGKHQLIFSTGYGAAPGVRSYLAIDLSKRYNAVTELKYGGEIQPLHP
- a CDS encoding fumarylacetoacetate hydrolase family protein, giving the protein MKLVSFRSSDGPKLGASIDDKVLDLQATYQAAVTDDALPALLSGMIAFLEGGQRAFDAATHAINVAAENPEKAVWSTDPLLSPIPNPKKLLLLAGNYASHIEEGGEVALSRSETTPRVFMKPPTTTIVATEEPIIIPPNGVFTDWEAEIGIVMGKRGKFISADEAYDYVAGYTAVNDVSERELKVKDSRVDRDGDEWFDWLNGKWFDTFAPVGPCLTTKDEIPDPNSLRIACRVNGETKQDANTGHMIFNCAQIVEFTSTLVTLEPGDIISTGTPAGVGHPDQKLVDGDVVEVEIEKIGVLRNPVVQG
- a CDS encoding helix-turn-helix transcriptional regulator, translated to MATNHILLKKFGDRVRSLRNQAGISQEKLAEMAEMHRTYISGIERGERNVSLINIMRLASALNVSVSKLMEGID